From the genome of Glycine max cultivar Williams 82 chromosome 2, Glycine_max_v4.0, whole genome shotgun sequence, one region includes:
- the LOC100811592 gene encoding LOW QUALITY PROTEIN: AP-4 complex subunit mu-like (The sequence of the model RefSeq protein was modified relative to this genomic sequence to represent the inferred CDS: deleted 1 base in 1 codon) — translation MISQFFVLSQRGDNIVFRDYRGEVQKGSAEIFFRKVKFWEDGGLQEAPPVFNVDGVNYFHVKVVGLLFVATTRVNTSPSFVLELLQRIARVIKDYLGILNEDSLRKNFVLVYELLDEVIDFGYVQTTSTELLKSYVFNEPLVIDAARLPPLGPAAIFTQGTKRMPGIAVTKSVVATEPGGRKREEIFVDIIEKISITFSSSGYILTSEIDGTIQMKSYLSGNPEIRLALNDDLSIGRSQGSAFGYRSSSGSGTVILDDCNFHESVRLDSFDIDRTLSLVPPDGEFPVMNYRLTQEFSPPFRINALIEEAGSLKAEVILKVSAEFPSSVTANTIKVQMPLPKCTSRVSFELEPGAVGQTTDFKEANKRLEWSLRKIVGGSEHTLHAKLTFSQESHVNITKESGPVSMTFTIPMHNVSRLQVKYLQIAKKSATHEPYRWVRYVTQANSYVARI, via the exons ATGATCTCGCAATTCTTCGTTCTGTCACAGCGTGGCGATAACATCGTTTTTCGAGATT ATCGTGGTGAAGTGCAGAAGGGAAGTGCGGAGATATTTTTCCGCAAAGTAAAGTTTTGGGAAGATGGGGGACTGCAGGAGGCACCACCTGTCTTT AATGTGGATGGAGTAAATTACTTTCATGTGAAAGTTGTTGGCTTATTGTTTGTTGCAACTACAAGGGTTAATACATCACCTTCTTTTGTCTTGGAGCTTTTACAAAGAATTGCTCGAGTTATT AAGGATTACCTTGGGATTCTCAATGAAGACTCATTACGGAAAAACTTTGTGCTTGTGTACGAGTTACTTGATGAAGTTATT GATTTTGGTTATGTTCAAACAACATCTACTGAATTGTTGAAGTCCTATGTTTTCAATGAGCCGCTTGTAATTGATGCTGCACGTCTGCCACCTCTTGGACCTGCTGCAATTTTTACG CAAGGAACAAAAAGAATGCCAGGGATAGCTGTCACAAAATCTGTTGTTGCTACAGAGCCTGGGGGTAGAAAGAGGGAAGAGATTTTTGTAGACATAATTGAGAAAATCAGCATCACTTTCAGCTCCAGT GGATATATACTGACTTCTGAGATTGATGGCACCATACAAATGAAGAGCTATCTTTCTGGCAATCCTGAAATTCGATTAGCACTTAATGATGACCTCTCCATTGGAAGAAGCCAGGGATCAGCTTTCg GTTATAGGAGCTCATCTGGCTCAGGAACAGTTATATTAGATGACTGTAATTTCCATGAATCTGTTCGTCTTGATAGTTTTGATATAGACAGAACTCTATCCCTG GTACCACCGGATGGTGAATTTCCAGTCATGAACTACCGTTTGACACAGGAATTTAGTCCTCCTTTTCGTATTAATGCTTTGATTGAAGAAGCAGGGTCACTTAAG GCAGAAGTAATTCTTAAAGTAAGTGCCGAGTTTCCCTCAAGTGTAACAGCTAACACTATCAAAGTGCAGATGCCACTACCAAAATGTACCTCCAG AGTTAGTTTTGAGCTGGAACCTGGAGCTGTAGGACAAACAACTGATTTTAAGGAAGCAAATAAGAGGCTAGAATGGAGTTTAAGAAAG ATCGTCGGGGGATCGGAGCACACTCTACATGCAAAACTAACCTTTTCTCAGGAATCTCACG tTAATATAACAAAAGAATCAGGACCTGTGAGCATGACATTTACTATACCAATGCATAACGTTTCACGGCTTCAG GTAAAGTATTTGCAGATAGCAAAGAAATCTGCAACGCATGAACCATACCGGTGGGTTAGATATGTTACACAGGCGAATTCCTACGTCGCTCGTATATGA
- the LOC100812124 gene encoding Beta carbonic anhydrase 5, chloroplastic-like (The RefSeq protein has 2 substitutions compared to this genomic sequence), with the protein MVWPIRSRISSLLCSKAPLVGSYIYDSCGCLRFSAPTSSSITRHWPKIMDWVQMDRCRAAASLPSIKEKQPEGHSNRVRLGQEIKGLDEGNMAEIDSYQNLFGLMKQGFLSFKSQKYIKELEHFEALAEAQFPKFMVIACADSRVCPSNILGFQPGEVFMIRNIANLVPVMKNGPSECNAALQFAVTTLQVENILVIGHSSCAGIEALMNMQEDAESRNFIHKWVANGKLAKQRTKAATAHLSFDQQCKFCEKESINQSLLNLLSYPWIQDRVRKELLSLHGGYYNFSNCSFEKWTLDFKQCNVEEGSSYVVKEQEFWC; encoded by the exons ATGGTTTGGCCAATTA GGTCCAGAATAAGTTCTCTTCTCTGTTCTAAGGCACCTTTAGTTGGTTCATACATCTATGACTCATGTGGGTGCTTACGCTTTTCTGCTCCAACCAGCTCCTCCATAACAAGGCATTGGCCAAAAATT ATGGATTGGGTACAAATGGACCGTTGCCGTGCAGCAGCATCGTTACCTTCGATCAA AGAGAAACAACCAGAAAGTCATAGTAATCGTGTCAGACTCGGTCAAGAAATCAAAGGTCTTGATGAAGGGAATATGGCTGAAATTGATAGCTATCAAAACTTGTTTGGTTTGATGAAACAGAGGTTTCTGAGTTTCAAGAGCCAAAAATATAT AAAAGAGTTGGAGCATTTTGAAGCTCTTGCTGAAGCTCAATTTCCTAAG TTTATGGTGATTGCTTGTGCAGACTCTAGGGTATGCCCCTCTAACATATTAGGATTCCAACCTGGAGAAGTCTTTATGATACGTAACATTGCCAATCTTGTTCCTGTGATGAAG AATGGACCATCAGAATGTAATGCTGCTCTTCAGTTTGCAGTAACTACTCTTCAG GTTGAGAATATATTAGTCATTGGTCATAGTAGCTGCGCTGGAATTGAAGCTTTGATGAATATGCAAGAAGATGCAGAATCAAG AAACTTCATACACAAGTGGGTTGCCAATGGAAAACTTGCCAAACAAAGGACAAAAGCTGCCACAGCTCATCTTAGCTTTGATCAGCAATGCAAATTCTGTGAGAAG GAATCTATTAACCAATCATTATTGAACTTGCTCAGCTATCCTTGGATACAAGATAGAGTGAGAAAAGAGTTGCTTTCTCTACATGGAGGATATTATAATTTCTCTAATTGCTCTTTTGAGAAATGGACCCTTGATTTTAAACAATGCAATGTTGAAGAAGGAAGCAGTTATGTTGTCAAAGAACAAGAATTCTGGTGCTGA
- the LOC100816394 gene encoding transcription factor bHLH30 yields MLPFRRFYGFESWLDHDAGHAQSSLIKKAVELDGARSKTERKSTEACKSHREAERRRRQRINSHLSTLRTLLPNAAKSDKASLLGEVVEHVKRLRKQADDVTCGDSYSSRSGEPGSVRSEAWPFPGECDEVTVSYCDGEDGEPKRVKATVCCGDRTGLNRDVSQAIRSVRAKAVRAEMMTVGGRTKSVVVVEWEKEEEEVGALERALKAVVENRALVGFGMGPVILGQKRGRDCCASPSSEVDSDFLLRNGSFC; encoded by the exons atgcTTCCGTTTCGGAGATTCTATGGGTTCGAGAGCTGGCTAGACCACGACGCTGGCCATGCTCAGAGTTCGCTGATCAAAAAGGCGGTGGAGTTGGACGGCGCCAGATCGAAAACGGAGCGGAAATCAACGGAAGCGTGCAAGAGTCACAGGGAAGCTGAGAGGAGACGCAGGCAGAGAATCAACTCTCACCTCTCCACCTTACGTACCCTCCTTCCTAACGCCGCCAAG TCGGACAAGGCGTCGTTGCTGGGGGAAGTGGTGGAGCACGTGAAGCGGCTGAGGAAGCAAGCCGATGACGTGACGTGCGGGGACTCGTACTCCTCGCGCAGCGGCGAACCGGGTTCGGTCCGGTCGGAGGCATGGCCGTTTCCGGGGGAGTGCGACGAGGTGACGGTGAGTTACTGCGACGGCGAGGACGGGGAACCGAAGCGGGTGAAGGCGACGGTGTGCTGCGGGGACCGGACCGGTCTGAACCGGGACGTGTCCCAAGCGATCCGGTCGGTTCGGGCCAAAGCGGTTCGCGCGGAGATGATGACGGTTGGGGGAAGGACGAAGAGTGTTGTGGTGGTGGAgtgggaaaaggaagaagaggagGTTGGGGCGCTGGAACGGGCTTTGAAGGCTGTGGTGGAGAATCGGGCTTTGGTGGGCTTTGGAATGGGCCCAGTCATTCTGGGCCAGAAACGGGGTAGGGATTGCTGTGCTTCGCCTAGTAGTGAGGTTGACTCTGACTTCTTGCTGAGGAATGGGAGCTTTTGCTAA